One Lysinibacillus fusiformis genomic window carries:
- a CDS encoding trypsin-like serine peptidase: MKKNTFKFFFMLIFLLIPMNVFAEGSLGNFSFDPSQVSHPYDMVNSQGEVIKYEEFNNSNLQFDNEIPSVQGTGEISPVEIDSIIESQSYTDLTPPPVIINDFISNDPIQISPRIVIDEDSRKKVENTKEFPYSAITYIEIKWPDGTGGSCTGTLIGKNKVLTNGHCVIKPETKESITSAKVYPGVNNSVGLFGSYTVNDYYVAANWASTGSSSEDFAVLVLDVSKDNKQAGDVAGTLGIKQVNNLLNQNIDIYGYPGDLMQASGEISQFGMRGNITREDASVAFYKIDTAPGQSGSALINTDNQIVGVHRGSFVINGSPMNGGPKMNAYMFNFVSKALE; the protein is encoded by the coding sequence ATGAAAAAAAATACTTTTAAGTTTTTCTTCATGCTAATTTTCTTATTAATTCCTATGAATGTTTTTGCTGAAGGGTCTTTAGGGAACTTTTCTTTTGATCCAAGTCAAGTGTCTCATCCTTATGACATGGTAAATTCACAAGGTGAGGTAATTAAGTACGAAGAATTCAATAACAGCAATTTGCAATTTGACAATGAAATACCAAGTGTTCAAGGTACAGGAGAAATTTCACCCGTTGAGATTGATTCCATCATAGAAAGTCAGTCCTATACCGATCTTACACCACCACCAGTTATTATTAATGACTTTATTTCTAATGACCCGATACAAATATCACCCCGTATTGTCATCGATGAAGATAGTAGAAAAAAAGTAGAGAATACAAAAGAATTTCCATATAGTGCAATTACGTATATTGAAATAAAGTGGCCTGATGGGACAGGTGGTTCTTGTACTGGTACTTTAATTGGAAAAAATAAGGTTCTAACAAATGGACATTGTGTAATAAAGCCAGAAACAAAAGAGAGTATCACTAGTGCAAAGGTTTACCCTGGCGTAAATAATAGTGTTGGATTGTTTGGTTCTTATACTGTCAATGATTATTATGTAGCTGCCAATTGGGCTTCAACTGGTTCGAGTTCCGAAGACTTCGCTGTTCTTGTTTTAGACGTATCAAAAGACAATAAACAGGCGGGAGATGTTGCAGGTACTCTCGGAATAAAACAGGTAAATAATCTTCTTAATCAAAATATCGATATTTATGGTTATCCGGGAGATTTAATGCAGGCAAGTGGTGAAATTTCACAATTTGGTATGAGAGGAAATATTACTAGAGAGGATGCATCTGTAGCCTTTTATAAAATTGATACTGCACCAGGACAATCAGGTTCAGCATTGATAAACACTGACAATCAAATTGTAGGTGTTCATAGAGGTTCATTCGTTATTAACGGGTCCCCTATGAATGGTGGACCTAAGATGAACGCGTATATGTTTAATTTTGTTTCCAAAGCTTTGGAGTAA